In Pseudonocardia sp. DSM 110487, the sequence CGACGAGCTCGGCGTGCGCCCGCACCAGGTGACGGCCGCGGTCGACCTGCTGGACGGCGGCGCCACGGTGCCCTTCATCGCCCGGTACCGCAAGGAGGCCACCGGGGCGCTCGACGACGCGCAGCTGCGCACGCTCGAAGAGCGGCTGCGGTACCTGCGCGAGCTGGAGGAGCGGCGCACCGTCGTCCTCGATGAGATCCGCAAGCAGGGCAAGCTCGACGAGGCCCTCGAAGCGCGGATCATGGCCGCGGAGTCGAAAGCGCGGCTGGAGGACATCTACCTTCCGTACAAGCCGAAGCGCCGCACCAAGGCGATGATCGCGCGGGAGAACGGCCTCGAGCCGCTCGCCGACACGCTGCTGACCGACCCGGCGCAGGACCCGAACGCACTCGCCGAGGGCTACCTGAACGAGCAGGTGTCCGACGCCGCGGCCGCCCTGGAGGGCGCCAGGGCCATCCTCGTCGAGCGCTTCGCAGAGGACGCCGACCTCATCGGCGGGCTGCGGGAGCGGATGTGGACCCGCGGGCGGCTCGTCACGAAGGTCCGGGAGGGGAAGGAGATCGAGGGCGCCAAGTTCGCCGACTACTTCGACTTCTCCGAGCCGTTCACGAAGCTCCCCTCGCACCGGATCCTCGCCGCATTCCGCGGGGAGAAGGAGGAGGTGCTCGACGTCGCGCTGGAACCGGAGGCAGAGCCCGCCGAGCCCGGCGTCGTCACCGACTACGAGCGCACGATCGCGGCCGCGTTCGGTATCGCGGATCAGGGCCGCCCTGCCGACAAGTGGCTCTCCGACGCCGTGCGGTGGGCGTGGCGCACCCGGATCCTGCTGCACCTGTCGATCGACATCAGGGTGCGGCTGCGCACGGTGGCCGAGGAGGGCGCCATCGGCGTCTTCGCCACGAACCTGCGCGACCTGCTGCTCGCCGCCCCCGCGGGCAGCCGCGCCACGATGGGCCTCGACCCGGGCCTGCGCACCGGTGTGAAGGTCGCGATCGTCGACGCCACCGGCAAGGTCGTGGCCACCGACACGATCTACCCGCACGCGCCGCGCAACGACTGGGAGGGGTCGCTCGCGAAGCTGACGAAGCTCGCCGCGGCCCACGAGGTCGACCTGATCGCGATCGGCAACGGCACCGCGTCGCGGGAGACCGACAAGCTCGCGGGCGAGCTCGTGTCCCGCAACCCCGGGCTCAAGCTCACCAAGGTGATGGTCAGCGAGGCGGGCGCGTCGGTGTACTCGGCATCGGCCTACGCGTCCGCCGAGCTCCCCGACCTCGATGTGTCGCTGCGCGGCGCGGTCTCGATCGCGCGGCGGCTGCAGGATCCGCTCGCCGAGCTGGTGAAGATCGACCCGAAGTCGATCGGCGTGGGGCAGTACCAGCACGACCTCGCCGAGTCGGCGCTGTCGCGCTCGCTGGACGCGGTGGTCGAGGACTGCGTGAACGCGGTGGGCGTCGACGTCAACACGGCCTCGGTGCCGCTGCTGCGGCGCGTCTCCGGCATCACGGAGGGCCTCGCGGCGCAGATCGTGCAGCACCGCGACACGAACGGCCCGTTCCGCACCCGCACCGCCCTCGCGGACGTGCCGCGGCTCGGCCCGAAGGCGTTCGAGCAGTGCGCGGGCTTCCTGCGCATCCGCGGCGGCGACAACCCCCTCGACGTCTCCGGCGTGCACCCGGAGTCCTACCCCGTGGTGCACCGGATCCTGGAACGCGCGAAGGCCGACATCGACGCGCTGATCGGCAACGCCCAGAAGATCAAATCACTCAAGCCGCAGGAATTCGTCGACGCGCAGTTCGGGCTGCCGACCGTCACCGACATCCTCGCCGAGCTGGAGAAGCCCGGCCGCGACCCGCGCCCGGCGTTCCGCACCGCAACGTTCGCCGAGGGCGTCCACAAGATCTCCGACCTGAGGCCGGGGATGCTCCTCGAGGGCGTGGTCACGAACGTGGCCGCGTTCGGCGCGTTCGTCGACGTCGGCGTGCACCAGGACGGGCTCGTCCACGTCTCGGCGATGTCCAACCAGTTCGTGTCCGACCCCCGCGACGTCGTGAAGTCCGGCGACGTCGTGCGCGTCAAGGTCCTCGAGATCGACGAGGCGCGCAAGCGCATCTCGCTCACCCTCCGCCTCGAGGACGAGCCCGCCGCGGGCGCGCGGCAGCAGCCGGGGCCGCGCGAGCGGAACCAGGACCGCAAGGGCGGTCCGCGCGAGCGCAAGGGCGGCGGCGACCGCGGCCGTGAAGGCGGCGACCGCAAGGGCGGGGACCGCGGCCGTGAAGGCGCGGACCGCGGCCGTGGGGGCCAGCAGGGCGGGAACCAGCGGGCAGGCGACCGTCGCGGTGGCGACCGGCGCGGCGGGCAGCGCCAGGGCTCGCCAGCTCCGACGAACAGCGCGATGGCCGACGCACTGCGCCGCGCCGGCCTCGCAGAGGGCGACGGCAAGCGCTGATCAGGGAAGGGGCGGCACGCGGCGGGCCTACCGTCGCGTGCCGCCCTGGTTACGGCTTGCGGCCGATGCCCCCGTACGCGTCGACGCCCCGCGGGTCGCCGAAGGGAGTGCTCTCGGGCCGCCACAGCGGGCAGCTGACCACCCCCGGCTCGACCAGCACCAGCCCGTCGAAGAAGCCGCCGATATCGGCCGGGGTGCGCAGCTGGTACTGCACGACGCCGCGGTCGTTGTGCTGCTGTTGCGCCGCGTTGAGCGACTCGTTGGTGCTGGTGCCGTCGCACACCAGCAAGTGGCTGCCCGGCGGCAGCGCGGCGAGCAATCGGGCGACGATGCCGCGCGCCTCGTCGTAGTCCGAGATGTGACCAAGGATGCCGCTGAGGATCAGCGCGACCGGCCGCGCGAAGTCGAGGGTGTCGGCCGCTGCGGTCAGGATCGCCTCGGTCTCGCGCAGATCCGCGTGCAGGTAGGCGGTGGCCCCCTCCCTGCTGGAGATCAGCAACGCACGGGCGTGGGCCAGCACGAGAGGGTCGTTGTCGACGTAGACGATCCGCGACTCCGGAGCCAGCCCCTGCGCCAGCTCGTGGGTGTTGCCCGCGGTGGGCAGCCCCGTGCCGATGTCGAGGAACTGGCGCATCCCGGCCTCGCCCGCCAGGTAGCCGATGCCACGACGCAGGAAGGCGCGGAAGGCGCGGGCGTTCTCGGTGATGTCGGGGAAGGCCTGCCGGAACTGGTCCCCGGCC encodes:
- a CDS encoding SAM-dependent methyltransferase codes for the protein MADDASPSGTSPTDVVDTSVPHSARIWNYWLGGKDNYAVDREAGDQFRQAFPDITENARAFRAFLRRGIGYLAGEAGMRQFLDIGTGLPTAGNTHELAQGLAPESRIVYVDNDPLVLAHARALLISSREGATAYLHADLRETEAILTAAADTLDFARPVALILSGILGHISDYDEARGIVARLLAALPPGSHLLVCDGTSTNESLNAAQQQHNDRGVVQYQLRTPADIGGFFDGLVLVEPGVVSCPLWRPESTPFGDPRGVDAYGGIGRKP
- a CDS encoding Tex family protein, whose protein sequence is MTSTSLTTPQQSKTQQPQSIPQRIADELGVRPHQVTAAVDLLDGGATVPFIARYRKEATGALDDAQLRTLEERLRYLRELEERRTVVLDEIRKQGKLDEALEARIMAAESKARLEDIYLPYKPKRRTKAMIARENGLEPLADTLLTDPAQDPNALAEGYLNEQVSDAAAALEGARAILVERFAEDADLIGGLRERMWTRGRLVTKVREGKEIEGAKFADYFDFSEPFTKLPSHRILAAFRGEKEEVLDVALEPEAEPAEPGVVTDYERTIAAAFGIADQGRPADKWLSDAVRWAWRTRILLHLSIDIRVRLRTVAEEGAIGVFATNLRDLLLAAPAGSRATMGLDPGLRTGVKVAIVDATGKVVATDTIYPHAPRNDWEGSLAKLTKLAAAHEVDLIAIGNGTASRETDKLAGELVSRNPGLKLTKVMVSEAGASVYSASAYASAELPDLDVSLRGAVSIARRLQDPLAELVKIDPKSIGVGQYQHDLAESALSRSLDAVVEDCVNAVGVDVNTASVPLLRRVSGITEGLAAQIVQHRDTNGPFRTRTALADVPRLGPKAFEQCAGFLRIRGGDNPLDVSGVHPESYPVVHRILERAKADIDALIGNAQKIKSLKPQEFVDAQFGLPTVTDILAELEKPGRDPRPAFRTATFAEGVHKISDLRPGMLLEGVVTNVAAFGAFVDVGVHQDGLVHVSAMSNQFVSDPRDVVKSGDVVRVKVLEIDEARKRISLTLRLEDEPAAGARQQPGPRERNQDRKGGPRERKGGGDRGREGGDRKGGDRGREGADRGRGGQQGGNQRAGDRRGGDRRGGQRQGSPAPTNSAMADALRRAGLAEGDGKR